The nucleotide sequence GCAGCAATCGCCATCGTCTACTTCGTGCTCGTCGTGACATTCGGAGGCGCTCTGGCACCATTCGCCATCCTGTTCTCATTGCCGTTCACGGTAATCGGTGTACTCGTGGCCTTGTGGATTTCAGGAGAAGCATTAAGCGTCAACGCGTTGATCGGTGTCTTGATGCTGATCGGTATTGTGGTGACGAACGCAATCGTCCTAGTCGATCGTGTCATCCACAAGGAAAAAGAAGGCTTTACCACTCGCGAAGCCTTGCTTGAAGCAGGTTCGACCCGTCTGCGTCCAATCTTGATGACGGCACTAGCGACAATCGGCGCGCTCATTCCGCTTGCAATCGGAGCAGAAGGCGGCGGATTAATTTCCAAAGGCCTCGGCATCACGGTAATCGGCGGATTGACCAGCTCGACTTTATTGACATTGGTAATTGTGCCGATCGTTTATGAAGTGGTAGCGAAATTCCGCAAGAAACAAATGAATTAATGAGAAACCGCTCCAGCCGTTTTGGCTGGAGCGGTTTTTTCGTATTTGAGTAGAGTGATGAGTGCACCGGCTGCCGGATACGACCAGTAGTCTGTGAAATACGACCAGAAGAAGTGGAAATACGACCAGTTGATTGAAAAATACGACCAGTAGTCACCAAAATACGATTCCCACGCCTATTTCAACCTTAATAGAGGCCGGTTTCGGAAATAATATAGCGCAAACTTTTCTGATTGCCTACTGTTTCAAAATTGGCGCTTTGTAGGATGGCGGCAGCGTTGCTCCTTGAATTTATACCGCTAAACCAGCGAAATTCCCGGTTTGAAATGGTATTGCCGATAAGCAGGCGGTAATCCTGCAAAGCGGGCAAATGTGTGTTTTTTTGCTTTCCGCCGCAATTGCTGCAGCGCCAGAATTTACGTGAATAAGTCATTCGTGAAGATAGGCAATCCGGACAAAAGATGCCAGTCAGAATGGGGTAAGGGAGTGGAATCGGTTCGTGAATTTGCACTGGGGGCTGCAAAGAGAGGAAAAATTCACTTAGCTGTAGTGGATCGTGTTTTAAAGAATTGCGATGCTGGGCAATCAGATGATCTAAGACATAGGGGAAACCGGAAGAGTGAATAACGCGGCGTTCAACGTTTTTCACACTTAACACGCAGGAAGAATTGGTAAATACAACGATGCCAATCACCGGGAGTTTATTGTCAATCAGTTTGGAAATCTGCTTTTCGTGGCGGTAAAGCTGATCATCGGGATTTGTCATGCCGGTGATAACGCCATTCAATGTCCGGGAAAATTGTCGCTTGTCCCCGTCCATTTCAATGAATCCGCTGATATTTTTTATTTCAATGAGGAGAATGAATGACGGAAAAATGAACAGCGTATCAATTTGATGGCCCTGAATTGAATAATCAGGAATGGCGATATAAGGTTCACCGGTATTATAGTTCATACAAATTTTATCAAACCAGCATTCGCCGGCATATCCAGCCGCACGCCTCCGGACATTCTCTTTTAATTCGGGATGAGACGGATGGCTTGAAGGCGTACGCCTTAATAAAGCTTCAAAATAGACTAACTTATGCGGACGCTGCCGCTCTTTGATCAACAATTGCATCATCCTTTCAGTAGAGGTGAAGTTAATATAGCTTTTCATCCAAAGAAAATCAAGGCTATTTCCATAACGGGTATGACTTTATTCCAAATACGGCTAGCCGTTTCAGAAATACGACCAGCAACAGCAAAAATACGATTCACATACAACAAAAAGAGCCCGGACTGAAGAATTTCTTCAATCCGGGCTCTTCCCTTATTGCTTCAGCAAAAATTCCAGCACTTTGTCATCAATCTTGCGTTCTTCGGTCCAGCGGTCATCGAAATTCTCGCGCAAAGCAAAGATCCTCAATGCGTTCTGCACTTCGCCTTCATACGCCGGCTGATCTGCATGCTCAAGCAACTCAAGCTTCACCAGCTGCTGCTTGATGTCCGTGAACACTTCTCCTTCAATTTCGGCGAAAGCTTCGGACGGCATGCCGTATAATTTATGCAGCTCGTACAAACGCTGCAATTCCACGATTGGCTCCGGGTGGTCGTCG is from Planococcus liqunii and encodes:
- a CDS encoding nuclease-related domain-containing protein codes for the protein MQLLIKERQRPHKLVYFEALLRRTPSSHPSHPELKENVRRRAAGYAGECWFDKICMNYNTGEPYIAIPDYSIQGHQIDTLFIFPSFILLIEIKNISGFIEMDGDKRQFSRTLNGVITGMTNPDDQLYRHEKQISKLIDNKLPVIGIVVFTNSSCVLSVKNVERRVIHSSGFPYVLDHLIAQHRNSLKHDPLQLSEFFLSLQPPVQIHEPIPLPYPILTGIFCPDCLSSRMTYSRKFWRCSNCGGKQKNTHLPALQDYRLLIGNTISNREFRWFSGINSRSNAAAILQSANFETVGNQKSLRYIISETGLY